The Triticum aestivum cultivar Chinese Spring chromosome 3A, IWGSC CS RefSeq v2.1, whole genome shotgun sequence genome includes a region encoding these proteins:
- the LOC123062054 gene encoding FCS-Like Zinc finger 8: protein MDNCADQSLAQRSIGFFRVPGLFVRLSSKGLNAVDPDSVWSPTSPLDFKNLPSSNTLGTNLKPTGLLGIEADLLKLRTGSPRVGLGLVDALTADEGSLHFGGKNSFLESIKPFLELGLPKVAADDASSCQKTGSVGLGAAMKENTGFVQCDCEDEEYTCVIEHGPNPRTTHILKGQTVEVPNGVRSKRPIFTIEPIEEPSWPSMPAAGAAASGSCSHCRKRLREDMDTFMYLGELFCSNECRKCCMEEEIDEVEVELMVLDSGGSSADLHW, encoded by the exons ATGGACAACTGCGCCGATCAGAGCCTTGCGCAGAGGAGCATTGGATTCTTCAGGGTGCCTGGTCTCTTTGTGCGGCTGAGCAGCAAAGGCCTGAACGCAGTGGACCCTGATTCAGTCTGGAGCCCAACCTCTCCTCTGGATTTCAAGAACCTGCCGTCGTCAAACACTCTGGGCACCAATCTCAAGCCCACTGGATTGCTAGGCATCGAGGCTGATCTTCTGAAGCTCAGAACCGGCTCCCCGAGAGTCGGTCTCGGCCTTGTCGATGCCCTCACCGCCGACGAGGGCTCGTTGCACTTTGGCGGCAAGAACTCGTTCCTTGAATCCATCAAGCCATTTCTCGAGCTTGGGCTGCCAAAGGTGGCTGCCGATGATGCATCGTCGTGTCAGAAGACCGGTTCGGTTGGCCTTGGCGCCGCCATGAAGGAGAACACAGGCTTCGTTCAATGTGATTGTGAAGATGAAGAGTACACCTGCGTGATCGAGCACGGCCCGAACCCGAGGACGACGCACATCCTGAAAGGCCAGACGGTGGAGGTGCCCAACGGCGTGCGTTCCAAGAGGCCGATTTTCACCATCGAGCCCATCGAGGAGCCGTCATGGCCGTCGATGCCGGCTGCTGGTGCCGCCGCTTCTGGTTCGTGCTCCCACTGCAGGAAGCGGCTGCGAGAGGACATGGATACCTTCATGTATCT GGGCGAGTTGTTCTGCAGCAACGAGTGCAGGAAGTGCTGCATGGAGGAGGAGATAGACGAGGTGGAGGTGGAGCTCATGGTGCTGGATTCCGGCGGCTCCTCTGCTGATCTGCATTGGTGA